A single region of the Cucumis melo cultivar AY chromosome 3, USDA_Cmelo_AY_1.0, whole genome shotgun sequence genome encodes:
- the LOC103488133 gene encoding ubiquitin carboxyl-terminal hydrolase 16-like isoform X1 gives MLVAGDLGFQSLVLAVCLVFPIIGLFLRHKWQLGMARKEEINRLLVFASEEAARVELQASFGHIPAPISLNHHCALCFSPTTTRCARCKAVRYCSGRCQIIHWRQGHKNECHPPKKLDWSSEKENDPKDNLGNQNHSGSYDKNFDTDIGQHVEPDKSLFAKHASADSGYSSGVPSQNDISVKLHADEEESSTPKLPDTTSYEFHTSTLDIESSDDASVSENNSESGSPRSDGYLSAENSFDMDSATSRVLNVDHDPNKPLSSNNAHLVNSVDIYAKLKTESQLVFNWIGPEYDIPSKAAKVRNVPGSGEAASSNFQENNGKSVGAKGDVHEDSVQSNSNGAKNRNFSEGHSLLHFSFSVSGVTSQSNAQFAEVNEHVADGNLPTTSGMNRTVESSLLLDINTESLKVRSSPSSCKGSQDKVNTTKGLPDDCVVNSVSSSSSFINPFPVASKFGSRSICDSNISISVPVMSERLGSVFIEPGTTSSITEHSGNGSLVDGSSVHLPPSNGREPVPPTDSRKIGTTQVSAGVSSLDANFSSKSAYGFRPFAPNELRRSKSHRGYVANGAGNAGKCNNKGDSPYELFVNLYNWNKVELQPSGLVNCGNSCYANVVLQCLTFTPPLTAYFLQGLHSKACAKEKWCFTCEFESLILEAKEGKSPLSPFRIISQLRKIGSQLVNGKEEDAHEFLRCAIDTMQSICPMEAQASRTGPVEEETTLIGLTFGGYLLSKIKCTRCENKSERIERILDLTVEISGDIETIEEALQQYTSPEILDGDNRYHCTRCNSYVKARKRLSILEAPNILTIALKRFQSGKFGKLNKPVIFSEILDLAPYMSSRSDKSPVYRLYGVIVHLDVMNAAFSGHYVCYIRNNQNKWFKVDDSTVTAMDVKNVLTRGAYMLFYARCSPRAPRLIRNKITTDSRNRCIPSLINGTSSSSKSSSNSTYPDSQNQHMNNNSSNDPSNISSFYQKFHQLKKLLEEDLTSDSSSLFSSHSDESSCGSTNSSSDSTSTDDLPEYFYSSDSGCGWNGLQTPDIDASLPSSSSSSPLLHPGDSRQCGAGGAKTTEQPQPNYTNGISNLSSRRECNGREKTACLMEGKDGVWLHSDPSRQCSNVMSNG, from the exons ATGCTTGTCGCTGGGGATCTAGGGTTTCAGAGCCTGGTCCTTGCGGTGTGTTTGGTTTTTCCTATTATTGGGCTTTTTCTTCGTCACAAATGGCAGCTTGGTATGGCCAGAAAAGAAGAGATCAACCGGCTTTTGGTGTTTGCGTCCGAGGAAGCTGCTAGGGTTGAACTTCAGGCTTCGTTTGGGCACATTCCTGCGCCGATTTCTTTGAATCATCACTGTGCTCTTTGTTTCAGTCCTACCACGACACGTTGCGCTCGGTGTAAAGCTGTTCGATACTG TTCTGGTAGATGTCAAATTATTCACTGGCGACAAGGTCATAAAAACGAATGCCACCCACCCAAAAAACTTGATTGGTCTTCGGAGAAGGAAAATGATCCAAAGGATAATTTAGGAAACCAAAACCACTCTGGAAGCTATGACAAAAACTTTGATACTGACATTGGGCAGCATGTAGAACCAGATAAGAGCTTGTTTGCTAAACATGCATCAGCAGACTCTGGTTACTCTAGTGGTGTTCCAAGTCAAAACGATATTAGTGTGAAACTGCATGCAGATGAGGAGGAAAGCTCAACGCCAAAATTACCTGATACCACTTCATATGAATTCCACACTTCCACATTAGACATTGAATCATCTGATGATGCGTCTGTGAGTGAAAACAATAGTGAGTCCGGTTCCCCAAGATCAGATGGATATTTGTCTGCTGAAAATTCATTTGACATGGATAGTGCTACATCCAGAGTATTGAATGTTGATCATGATCCAAACAAGCCATTATCTTCCAACAATGCTCACTTGGTAAACTCTGTCGATATATATGCTAAACTTAAAACAGAAAGTCAACTGGTATTCAATTGGATTGGTCCAGAATATGATATCCCTTCAAAGGCTGCTAAAGTTAGAAATGTACCTGGGAGTGGCGAAGCTGCTTCTTCCAATTTTCAAGAAAATAATGGAAAATCTGTTGGGGCAAAAGGTGATGTTCATGAAGATTCTGTCCAATCCAATAGTAATGGTGCCAAGAACAGAAACTTTTCTGAAGGTCACTCGTTGCTACACTTCTCATTTAGTGTATCTGGAGTTACTTCTCAGTCCAATGCACAATTTGCTGAAGTAAATGAACATGTGGCAGATGGTAATCTTCCTACTACCTCGGGTATGAACAGGACAGTTGAATCTTCTTTGCTATTAGATATCAATACTGAATCTTTAAAGGTTAGAAGTTCCCCATCAAGTTGCAAAGGGTCCCAAGATAAAGTTAACACCACTAAGGGATTGCCAGATGACTGTGTAGTTAATTCAGtgtcatcttcttcctcttttatCAATCCATTTCCTGTTGCTTCTAAATTTGGATCAAGGAGTATTTGTGATTCAAATATTAGTATTTCAGTACCCGTGATGTCAGAAAGGTTGGGCTCTGTTTTCATCGAGCCTGGTACCACTTCAAGTATTACAGAGCATAGTGGTAATGGGTCTTTAGTGGATGGTTCGAGTGTTCATTTGCCTCCAAGTAATGGAAGGGAACCAGTTCCTCCAACTGATTCTAGAAAAATTGGTACCACACAAGTTAGTGCTGGCGTTTCTTCTCTGGATGCTAACTTTTCATCCAAGTCGGCTTATGGCTTTAGACCTTTTGCTCCCAATGAGCTTAGAAGATCAAAATCACATCGCGGTTATGTAGCTAATGGCGCTGGGAATGCTGGGAAATGCAATAATAAG GGAGACTCTCCATATGAGCTTTTTGTCAATTTATATAATTGGAATAAAGTGGAGCTCCAACCATCTGGCCTTGTCAACTGCGGAAACAG CTGTTATGCAAATGTTGTACTCCAGTGTTTGACATTCACTCCTCCTTTGACAGCCTATTTTCTTCAGGGACTGCATTCTAAAGCAT GTGCAAAAGAGAAATGGTGTTTTACCTGTGAGTTTGAAAGTCTAATACTCGAGGCAAAAGAAGGCAAATCTCCACTATCTCCTTTCAGAATAATTTCTCAACTTAGAAAAATTGGAAGTCAACTTGTTAACGGGAAAGAGGAGGATGCGCACGAGTTTTTGAG GTGTGCTATTGACACAATGCAATCTATTTGCCCTATGGAAGCTCAAGCAAGTCGTACAGGCCCTGTAGAAGAGGAAACAACTCTGATAGGCCTTACATTTGGAGGCTATCTTCTATCAAAG ATCAAATGCACAAGGTGTGAGAACAAGTCTGAACGAATTGAAAGGATTTTAGATCTTACTGTAGAGATAAGTGGGGATATTGAAACAATAGAAGAGGCTCTTCAACAATATACAAGCCCTGAGATTTTAGACGGGGACAATAGATACCATTGTACCAG ATGCAACTCTTACGTGAAAGCCAGAAAAAGGTTGTCAATATTGGAGGCTCCCAACATCCTGACCATTGCATTAAAACGTTTCCAG TCAGGCAAGTTTGGGAAGCTCAATAAGCCGGTTATTTTTTCGGAAATCCTAGACCTGGCACCCTATATGAGTAGCAGAAGTGATAAGTCACCTGTATACAGGCTTTACGGAGTAATTGTTCATTTGGATGTCATGAATGCCGCATTTTCCGGTCACTATGTGTGCTATATCAGGAATAATCAAAACAAGTGGTTCAAGGTTGATGACAGCACG GTAACAGCTATGGATGTCAAAAATGTACTaacaagaggggcatacatgCTCTTTTATGCAAG ATGCTCACCTAGGGCCCCAAGGTtgataagaaacaaaattaCGACTGATTCCAGAAACAGATGCATTCCATCTTTGATAAATGGAACGAGTAGCTCATCTAAATCAAGTTCCAACTCCACATATCCTGATTCCCAGAACCAACATATGAACAACAATTCATCAAATGATCCTTCAAATATCAGTTCGTTTTATCAGAAATTCCACCAGCTTAAGAAGCTTTTGGAAGAGGACTTAACGAGCGATAGCTCCTCACTTTTCAGTAGCCACTCTGATGAAAGTTCATGTGGTAGTACCAACAGCAGCAGTGACTCTACGAGCACTGATGACTTACCCGAGTACTTTTACAGCAGCGATTCTGGATGCGGTTGGAATGGTTTGCAAACTCCTGATATAGATGCTTCTTTACCATCATCGTCTTCATCCTCCCCACTTTTGCATCCGGGTGATTCGAGGCAATGTGGAGCAGGTGGTGCTAAAACAACTGAGCAACCTCAACCCAATTATACAAATGGGATCAGTAATCTGTCAAGTAGGCGAGAATGTAACGGTAGGGAGAAAACCGCATGTTTGATGGAGGGTAAAGATGGTGTTTGGTTGCACTCTGACCCTAGCAGACAGTGTAGCAATGTAATGAGTAATGGGTAG
- the LOC103488133 gene encoding ubiquitin carboxyl-terminal hydrolase 16-like isoform X2, translating to MLVAGDLGFQSLVLAVCLVFPIIGLFLRHKWQLGMARKEEINRLLVFASEEAARVELQASFGHIPAPISLNHHCALCFSPTTTRCARCKAVRYCSGRCQIIHWRQGHKNECHPPKKLDWSSEKENDPKDNLGNQNHSGSYDKNFDTDIGQHVEPDKSLFAKHASADSGYSSGVPSQNDISVKLHADEEESSTPKLPDTTSYEFHTSTLDIESSDDASVSENNSESGSPRSDGYLSAENSFDMDSATSRVLNVDHDPNKPLSSNNAHLVNSVDIYAKLKTESQLVFNWIGPEYDIPSKAAKVRNVPGSGEAASSNFQENNGKSVGAKGDVHEDSVQSNSNGAKNRNFSEGHSLLHFSFSVSGVTSQSNAQFAEVNEHVADGNLPTTSGMNRTVESSLLLDINTESLKVRSSPSSCKGSQDKVNTTKGLPDDCVVNSVSSSSSFINPFPVASKFGSRSICDSNISISVPVMSERLGSVFIEPGTTSSITEHSGNGSLVDGSSVHLPPSNGREPVPPTDSRKIGTTQVSAGVSSLDANFSSKSAYGFRPFAPNELRRSKSHRGYVANGAGNAGKCNNKGDSPYELFVNLYNWNKVELQPSGLVNCGNSCYANVVLQCLTFTPPLTAYFLQGLHSKACAKEKWCFTCEFESLILEAKEGKSPLSPFRIISQLRKIGSQLVNGKEEDAHEFLRCAIDTMQSICPMEAQASRTGPVEEETTLIGLTFGGYLLSKIKCTRCENKSERIERILDLTVEISGDIETIEEALQQYTSPEILDGDNRYHCTRCNSYVKARKRLSILEAPNILTIALKRFQSGKFGKLNKPVIFSEILDLAPYMSSRSDKSPVYRLYGVIVHLDVMNAAFSGHYVCYIRNNQNKWFKVDDSTVTAMDVKNVLTRGAYMLFYAR from the exons ATGCTTGTCGCTGGGGATCTAGGGTTTCAGAGCCTGGTCCTTGCGGTGTGTTTGGTTTTTCCTATTATTGGGCTTTTTCTTCGTCACAAATGGCAGCTTGGTATGGCCAGAAAAGAAGAGATCAACCGGCTTTTGGTGTTTGCGTCCGAGGAAGCTGCTAGGGTTGAACTTCAGGCTTCGTTTGGGCACATTCCTGCGCCGATTTCTTTGAATCATCACTGTGCTCTTTGTTTCAGTCCTACCACGACACGTTGCGCTCGGTGTAAAGCTGTTCGATACTG TTCTGGTAGATGTCAAATTATTCACTGGCGACAAGGTCATAAAAACGAATGCCACCCACCCAAAAAACTTGATTGGTCTTCGGAGAAGGAAAATGATCCAAAGGATAATTTAGGAAACCAAAACCACTCTGGAAGCTATGACAAAAACTTTGATACTGACATTGGGCAGCATGTAGAACCAGATAAGAGCTTGTTTGCTAAACATGCATCAGCAGACTCTGGTTACTCTAGTGGTGTTCCAAGTCAAAACGATATTAGTGTGAAACTGCATGCAGATGAGGAGGAAAGCTCAACGCCAAAATTACCTGATACCACTTCATATGAATTCCACACTTCCACATTAGACATTGAATCATCTGATGATGCGTCTGTGAGTGAAAACAATAGTGAGTCCGGTTCCCCAAGATCAGATGGATATTTGTCTGCTGAAAATTCATTTGACATGGATAGTGCTACATCCAGAGTATTGAATGTTGATCATGATCCAAACAAGCCATTATCTTCCAACAATGCTCACTTGGTAAACTCTGTCGATATATATGCTAAACTTAAAACAGAAAGTCAACTGGTATTCAATTGGATTGGTCCAGAATATGATATCCCTTCAAAGGCTGCTAAAGTTAGAAATGTACCTGGGAGTGGCGAAGCTGCTTCTTCCAATTTTCAAGAAAATAATGGAAAATCTGTTGGGGCAAAAGGTGATGTTCATGAAGATTCTGTCCAATCCAATAGTAATGGTGCCAAGAACAGAAACTTTTCTGAAGGTCACTCGTTGCTACACTTCTCATTTAGTGTATCTGGAGTTACTTCTCAGTCCAATGCACAATTTGCTGAAGTAAATGAACATGTGGCAGATGGTAATCTTCCTACTACCTCGGGTATGAACAGGACAGTTGAATCTTCTTTGCTATTAGATATCAATACTGAATCTTTAAAGGTTAGAAGTTCCCCATCAAGTTGCAAAGGGTCCCAAGATAAAGTTAACACCACTAAGGGATTGCCAGATGACTGTGTAGTTAATTCAGtgtcatcttcttcctcttttatCAATCCATTTCCTGTTGCTTCTAAATTTGGATCAAGGAGTATTTGTGATTCAAATATTAGTATTTCAGTACCCGTGATGTCAGAAAGGTTGGGCTCTGTTTTCATCGAGCCTGGTACCACTTCAAGTATTACAGAGCATAGTGGTAATGGGTCTTTAGTGGATGGTTCGAGTGTTCATTTGCCTCCAAGTAATGGAAGGGAACCAGTTCCTCCAACTGATTCTAGAAAAATTGGTACCACACAAGTTAGTGCTGGCGTTTCTTCTCTGGATGCTAACTTTTCATCCAAGTCGGCTTATGGCTTTAGACCTTTTGCTCCCAATGAGCTTAGAAGATCAAAATCACATCGCGGTTATGTAGCTAATGGCGCTGGGAATGCTGGGAAATGCAATAATAAG GGAGACTCTCCATATGAGCTTTTTGTCAATTTATATAATTGGAATAAAGTGGAGCTCCAACCATCTGGCCTTGTCAACTGCGGAAACAG CTGTTATGCAAATGTTGTACTCCAGTGTTTGACATTCACTCCTCCTTTGACAGCCTATTTTCTTCAGGGACTGCATTCTAAAGCAT GTGCAAAAGAGAAATGGTGTTTTACCTGTGAGTTTGAAAGTCTAATACTCGAGGCAAAAGAAGGCAAATCTCCACTATCTCCTTTCAGAATAATTTCTCAACTTAGAAAAATTGGAAGTCAACTTGTTAACGGGAAAGAGGAGGATGCGCACGAGTTTTTGAG GTGTGCTATTGACACAATGCAATCTATTTGCCCTATGGAAGCTCAAGCAAGTCGTACAGGCCCTGTAGAAGAGGAAACAACTCTGATAGGCCTTACATTTGGAGGCTATCTTCTATCAAAG ATCAAATGCACAAGGTGTGAGAACAAGTCTGAACGAATTGAAAGGATTTTAGATCTTACTGTAGAGATAAGTGGGGATATTGAAACAATAGAAGAGGCTCTTCAACAATATACAAGCCCTGAGATTTTAGACGGGGACAATAGATACCATTGTACCAG ATGCAACTCTTACGTGAAAGCCAGAAAAAGGTTGTCAATATTGGAGGCTCCCAACATCCTGACCATTGCATTAAAACGTTTCCAG TCAGGCAAGTTTGGGAAGCTCAATAAGCCGGTTATTTTTTCGGAAATCCTAGACCTGGCACCCTATATGAGTAGCAGAAGTGATAAGTCACCTGTATACAGGCTTTACGGAGTAATTGTTCATTTGGATGTCATGAATGCCGCATTTTCCGGTCACTATGTGTGCTATATCAGGAATAATCAAAACAAGTGGTTCAAGGTTGATGACAGCACG GTAACAGCTATGGATGTCAAAAATGTACTaacaagaggggcatacatgCTCTTTTATGCAAG GTAA